GCGGTCTCCTTCTCCCAGGCGGCGGCAAAGGCGAAGGGATCGGCATCGTAGGCGCGGCGGCGCTTGACGATCTCTACTCGCTCTTCCACATTGGTAATTGTAGTGATGCGGGCGTGCAGGCCAAAGCGGTCGAGCAACTGGGGACGCAAATCGCCCTCTTCGGGGTTGCCGGAGCCAACCAGCACGAATCGGGCCGGGTGGCGGACGGAGATCCCTTCGCGTTCGACCACATTCACGCCACTGGCGGCCACATCGAGGAGCACATCAACCAGATGGTCCTCCAGCAAGTTCACCTCATCAATGTACAGGAAGCCGCGATTGGCGCGCGCGAGGAGGCCGGGGGCAAACGCCTGCACCCCCTGGGTCAGGGCGCGCTCGATATCGAGGGTGCCGCAGACACGGTCCTCAGTGGCGCCGAGGGGCAGATCGACCACGGGTACGGGAATGGTTATGGCCCGCGGCTTACGCGGCTGCGCCTTGCCATTAGGCGGCTGCTGGAGCCGGGTATGTTCGCAGAAGCCATCGGCCTCGGGGGCGCAGGAGTAGGGGCAACCGGCAACCGCCTTGATCGGCGGGAGCATGGCGGCGAGGGCGCGCACGGCGGTTGACTTGGCCGTACCGCGATGGCCCATCACCATAACGCCGCCGATGGTCGGGTTCACGACACAGAGGATCAAGCCCAGCTTCAACTCGGCCTGACCGACAATCGCAACAAACGGATATGGCGGCACGGGCCCGTGGGGAGCGGGTGTAGCGCCATTCTCGGCGGGACGGGGCGCGAGCGTCTCTGTCTCTGTTGCCATAGGGGCGCGACTTTCGGTATTAGAAAAAAGCAGGAAAGCCTACCAGGGAGGGTGCTTCCCTCCGGTGGGCCCTCCCAGCATAGCTCGTCGCGCAGGGCGGCGGGCCAGTATACGGGCGTCAGACGCCGGTCACGAAACGCATCAAGCGCTGCGCCGGCGCCTCAGCGAACTCTAGGTTCCTTGGGCGTCGAACCGACGGTCGGCTGCCGCTGCCCATTCGGCAGGCGACGGGCAAAGGCGGTAATATTCGTCCAGAGGAATGACAGGCCCAATGCGAGCACAGTGATGATCAGACAGGCCCAACATACCAGCGCCGGGGAAAGCGGCCCGATCATTTGCGTAGCCTGAGCGTAGGTCTCGGTCATGGCGCTGCTCCTATCTAGCCTCCAGAACTTGCGCGAAGAAAGACGCCATATCACTTCGCGCAACTTTTTGAACCTCTATGAACTTTCCTCCTGTATTGTACCACACATCCGCTCAGGGGTAACAACGTTTAGCGATGCCAGAAGGGATTCACCTGTTCAGGCGTCTCCGCGCCGACCTCCGCAAAGCTGCGGCACCAGCGCCAGAAGCACGCTGCGAACCACCAGCGCAGGCGCAGATGCCAGGGCGCCAGACGATACTCGGTCAGGGCGGTTGTGGAGGGTGTTCGCAGCTTCATCGCAGCACCTCACTGCCTGAGTGGAGCAACGGTCACCGTGGAAGGCCCGGGTCCGAAACATATCTTACCGATACACCGGACTGCCGGGCCGTCGCAGGTCAACATAGCGAAACGGCTCGCCAGACTTCTGCAGAGCGGCCAGAATGGCCACTTTACTATCCAGTTCGCGCTCATCACCGAAGCAGATGGTCGTATGGCCATCAACGGTGAGGGTCAGGCCCTTGCGGGGATCCCGGCTGGCCTCGGTAACATACATGCCCAGATCCTTGAGCAGGCGGTTAACCACCCGGCGGGCGGCCGGATCGAGGTCGGGTTGATCGCCCACGGCGCGGCTGATCAACTCCAGTTCGATTACGGGCACGCTCGGAGCGGGCTGGCCGCCAAACAACTCGTCGGCGCAGGCGCCTTCGGGAACGATATCGGGTTCATCGGCGCCGAAGACGCTGAGGAACTCACGGTACTCAAGGGGGCGCACAGCGTCCATCTCCACCGGCGGGGTGGCGCGGGCGACGATCTGGCGCGCCAGGCGGTCGAAGATGGCGTCGAAGCGCGGCTCGCTGAGGGCCAGCTTGCATGCGTCGGCCAGTTCGCGCACGGTGCGGTCGAGGGGGATGCTGGCCAGCACCGGCAGGTTGATCCGTTCGGCGAAGCGGGCGGCCACACCGGAGCCATCGTCGCGGTTGACCACCAGGCCAATCAGGCGCGTGCGGCCGCCCATGCTGGCAAAGTACTTGGCGGCGCTGGCGATGTTATTGGCCGCGTAGAGGCTCTGGCGGTCATTCCCGCAGAGGATGATCACCTCCTCGGCCAGCGAGCGCGAGAGGGGCGTGGCGAAGCCCCCGCAGACCACATCGCCGAGAAAATCCATGACCACATAGTCGAGGGCCCAGCGGCTGAGGCCCAGCTTTTCAAGCAGATCGAAGCCGAAGGTGATCCCACGGCCGCCGCAGCCGCGCCCCACCTCCGGGCCGCCGATTTCGCAGCCATACACGGTGGCCGCCCCGCCCATGATCCGGGTCTTAAAGATCACATGCTGCGCCTGGAGTTCTTCTTCCCGTCCGGCTTCTTTGAAGGCGCGCCACACATCGCCCAGGGTGGGCAGGCTCACGCCGCCGAACAGCGCATTACAACTATCGTGCTTGGGATCGCACCCCAGTTGCAACACGCGATAGCCGAGCAGGGCGAGCTTGCTCACCAGGTTGGTGGTGAAGAACGACTTCCCCATGCCCCCTTTGCCATAGATCGCCAGCATGCGCGCGGCGCCAGGCGCGGCGGGCTTACGATTCGCGGGCATCGCAACCTCGCTTCCCCACGTCCTCACGACTTGACGACGCCATTGCCGTCGTGCGGCCACTCAATCACCACCTTGAGGCAACTCGGATCCTCCAGCGCCAGGCGATAGGCGGCCTGGATGCGTTCGAGGGGCACCCGGTGGGTCAGCAGGCCGCGCACATCAAGCTCGCCCGAGGCGATCATATCGCGCACGCGGGGCAGGTCGCCATCGGGGCCGAAGACCCACTCGCGGGCCACCAGCACCTGAGCCTCACGCATAAAGACCGGAGCGTAGGGAAAATCCACGTGGTCATAGTAGCCCAGCAGCAACACCCGGCCGTGGTTGGCCAGCAGGGGCAGCGCCCCGGAGAGAGCCGCCATGGAACCGGTGGCTTCGATCAGCACATTGATATTGGCCTCGGGAATGGCCTCATCAAGCGATTCGCGGGTCACATCAATAATCTGATCGGCCTGCGAAACCTGAAGCCGGACGGCCACGCGGTCGGCGACGGCCACGAACTGCGCCCCCCGGATCCTGGCGATGCGGGCGGCGAGCTGGCCGACGATGCCCTGGCCCAGAACGAGGACGCGATCCGTGCGATGGATCGAGGCTACATTGACGCCATGGAGCGCCGAAGCCGCCAGGGCCAGAACCACCCCGGTGGGCGGATCAATCGAGCCAAGAGGAACGACACGTTCGGCCTCGGCGCTGATATATTCGCTCTGGCCGCCCCAGGCCGGATTCACCCCACGGAAGCAACGGGCGCCGCCAACGTACACCCACTGGCCAAGCAGGGACTGCGGCGCCCTGGCCCCCACCTGGACCACCTTTCCCACCGTCTCATAACCCGGCACCACGGGGAAGAGCAACGCCGGATGGGGCATGCGTCCATCGAGGAGCATCCGTTCCGTGCCGGCGCTGATCGAGGTATAGGCGGTGCGGATCAACACATCGCCGGCCCGCGGTTCCAGGACCTGCACGGTGCGCAATTCAACCGTGTTACGGCGCGGGATCACCACGGCGCGTGACTTGATCGGCATACCGGTATCACTTTCTAGATCGCGAGCGGGCGCCGCTTTGAGCGCCTGGCTCGCCGCAAAGGAGTCTGCCGGAAGCGGCTATCGGCACGCAAAGCGCGTCTGGACCACAGGCGGCCGCATCAATCCTGGGTGGACGCGCCCAGGTT
This region of Chloroflexaceae bacterium genomic DNA includes:
- a CDS encoding chlorophyllide a reductase iron protein subunit X, with the protein product MPANRKPAAPGAARMLAIYGKGGMGKSFFTTNLVSKLALLGYRVLQLGCDPKHDSCNALFGGVSLPTLGDVWRAFKEAGREEELQAQHVIFKTRIMGGAATVYGCEIGGPEVGRGCGGRGITFGFDLLEKLGLSRWALDYVVMDFLGDVVCGGFATPLSRSLAEEVIILCGNDRQSLYAANNIASAAKYFASMGGRTRLIGLVVNRDDGSGVAARFAERINLPVLASIPLDRTVRELADACKLALSEPRFDAIFDRLARQIVARATPPVEMDAVRPLEYREFLSVFGADEPDIVPEGACADELFGGQPAPSVPVIELELISRAVGDQPDLDPAARRVVNRLLKDLGMYVTEASRDPRKGLTLTVDGHTTICFGDERELDSKVAILAALQKSGEPFRYVDLRRPGSPVYR
- a CDS encoding zinc-binding alcohol dehydrogenase, encoding MPIKSRAVVIPRRNTVELRTVQVLEPRAGDVLIRTAYTSISAGTERMLLDGRMPHPALLFPVVPGYETVGKVVQVGARAPQSLLGQWVYVGGARCFRGVNPAWGGQSEYISAEAERVVPLGSIDPPTGVVLALAASALHGVNVASIHRTDRVLVLGQGIVGQLAARIARIRGAQFVAVADRVAVRLQVSQADQIIDVTRESLDEAIPEANINVLIEATGSMAALSGALPLLANHGRVLLLGYYDHVDFPYAPVFMREAQVLVAREWVFGPDGDLPRVRDMIASGELDVRGLLTHRVPLERIQAAYRLALEDPSCLKVVIEWPHDGNGVVKS
- the bchI gene encoding magnesium chelatase ATPase subunit I; the protein is MATETETLAPRPAENGATPAPHGPVPPYPFVAIVGQAELKLGLILCVVNPTIGGVMVMGHRGTAKSTAVRALAAMLPPIKAVAGCPYSCAPEADGFCEHTRLQQPPNGKAQPRKPRAITIPVPVVDLPLGATEDRVCGTLDIERALTQGVQAFAPGLLARANRGFLYIDEVNLLEDHLVDVLLDVAASGVNVVEREGISVRHPARFVLVGSGNPEEGDLRPQLLDRFGLHARITTITNVEERVEIVKRRRAYDADPFAFAAAWEKETARLQRKIKQAQKRLPEVQLPDPVLYKIAELCVKLEVDGHRGELTLSRAATALAAFEGRNEVRIEDVRRIAILALRHRLRKDPLETQDDATRIERAVEEVLA